In Delphinus delphis chromosome 11, mDelDel1.2, whole genome shotgun sequence, one genomic interval encodes:
- the C1RL gene encoding complement C1r subcomponent-like protein, whose product MPGLRAGELSLGKPHSTRCPGNTLQATAMWSHPPSPTPRWWLFLWGVLQACPTQGSMLLAQPLPQKLMSPGYPEPYVKGQESSTDIEAPEGFAVRLVFQDFDLEPSPDCDRDYVSITASGMDPSRFCGQQGSLLGSPPGQREFVSSGNSLRLTFRSPASEDRTPGLHKGFLALYQAVGMNHSQPISQASGDPEAMNTPGDNSTEIQSHCQEPYYQAMPIGTLTCTAQVPWKQTQEREEVRRCVPVCGRPVIPIAQNREPVGASRAELGNFPWQALTSIYGRGGGALLGDRWILTAAHTIYPKDGIFLGKSRRAEVFLGHTNIDELLELGGHPVRRVVVHPDYRPDQTHNFHGDIALLELRHSVPLGPHLLPVCLPDRKALYRPGLAGYVSGFGVENGWLTTELKYSQVPVAPRAACEAWLREKRRTEVFSGGMFCAGDSTRPQSVCQGDSGGAYVVWDDRARRWVATGIVSWGIGCGEGYGFYTKVLNYVDWIRGVMGGKDDPGVLSRGTHRGAQTGEGWVED is encoded by the exons ATGCCCGGACTCAGAGCAGGGGAACTGTCTCTGGGGAAGCCCCATTCCACTCGCTGCCCAGGCAACAC GCTCCAGGCCACAGCCATGTGGTCCCATCCGCCCTCGCCCACTCCCAGGTGGTGGCTGTTCCTCTGGGGAGTCCTCCAGGCTTGCCCCACGCAGGGCTCCATGCTCTTGGCCCAGCCGCTGCCCCAGAAGCTGATGTCCCCCGGGTACCCGGAACCGTATGTCAAAGGCCAAGAGAGCTCCACGGACATCGAGGCTCCAGAGGGCTTTGCCGTGAGGCTCGTCTTCCAGGACTTCGACCTGGAGCCGTCCCCGGACTGTGACCGGGACTACGTCTCG ATCACAGCCAGTGGAATGGATCCCAGCCGGTTCTGTGGGCAGCAGGGCTCCCTGCTGGGCAGCCCCCCTGGTCAGAGGGAATTTGTGTCCTCAGGGAACAGTTTGCGGCTGACCTTCCGTTCACCGGCCTCTGAGGACAGAACCCCGGGCCTCCACAAGGGCTTCCTGGCCCTCTACCAAGCCGTGG GTATGAATCATAGTCAGCCCATCAGCCAGGCCAGTGGGGACCCTGAGGCCATGAACACACCTGGAGACAACTCCACTGAGATCCAGAGCCACTGCCAGGAGCCCTATTATCAGGCTATGCCCATAG GGACACTCACCTGCACCGCCCAGGTGCCCTGGAAGCAGACACAGGAAAGGGAGGAGGTTCGTCGCTGTGTGCCTG TCTGCGGACGGCCGGTCATCCCCATCGCCCAGAACAGGGAGCCCGTTGGTGCCTCCAGAGCTGAGCTGGGCAACTTCCCCTGGCAGGCCTTGACCAGCATCTACGGCcgaggcggcggggccctgctgGGCGACAGGTGGATCCTCACCGCCGCCCACACCATCTACCCCAAGGACGGTATCTTCCTCGGGAAGAGCCGGCGCGCGGAGGTGTTCCTGGGCCACACGAACATCGACGAGCTGCTGGAGCTGGGCGGCCACCCGGTGCGCCGCGTGGTCGTGCACCCAGACTACCGCCCGGACCAGACCCACAACTTCCACGGGGACATCGCCCTCCTGGAGCTGCGGCACAGTGTCCCGCTGGGCCCCCACCTCCTCCCGGTCTGCCTGCCCGACCGCAAGGCCCTGTACCGCCCGGGCCTGGCGGGCTACGTCAGTGGCTTTGGCGTGGAGAACGGCTGGTTGACCACGGAGCTGAAATACTCCCAGGTGCCCGTGGCCCCGAGGGCGGCCTGCGAGGCCTGGCTCCGAGAGAAGCGGAGGACCGAGGTGTTCTCCGGCGGCATGTTCTGCGCCGGGGACAGCACGCGGCCGCAGAGTGTCTGCCAGGGGGACAGTGGTGGTGCCTACGTGGTGTGGGACGATCGTGCCCGTCGCTGGGTGGCCACGGGCATCGTATCCTGGGGCATTGGGTGTGGTGAGGGGTACGGCTTCTACACCAAAGTGCTCAACTACGTGGACTGGATCAGAGGAGTGATGGGCGGGAAGGATGACCCCGGGGTGCTGAGCAGGGGCACCCACCGTGGAGCCCAGACGGGAGAGGGTTGGGTTGAGGACTGA